A single window of Sulfurihydrogenibium subterraneum DSM 15120 DNA harbors:
- a CDS encoding peptidylprolyl isomerase — MKKVSFILIFVLSVVGLLKAENLDDYQLFDKIVLVVNGEPVLKSDVEFAKEWYKIKDEKQAQEKIIDSILLSQQARKLGISVSPKEVDNALLSIAKANNIQDLETFKKELEKNGISYTKLREFITRDLISNKFLHFYLRDYITKGIVEGSVEDVKKIRMIYISKDRQDYESVVKLLKEKLNKNNFSEYATKYSDDKFTAENGGLLGEVKKGDLAEDLDKEVFSRKEGEIFQVDTKEGTYFIYIEKDEKKLIPKENLTEKDMEKLKREYDIYLKKLREKAVIQRFE, encoded by the coding sequence ATGAAAAAGGTTAGTTTTATCTTAATCTTTGTTTTATCAGTTGTAGGACTTTTAAAAGCAGAAAATTTAGATGATTATCAACTTTTTGATAAAATAGTTTTAGTAGTTAATGGAGAGCCTGTTTTAAAATCTGACGTAGAGTTTGCAAAAGAGTGGTATAAAATAAAAGACGAAAAACAAGCTCAAGAAAAAATAATAGATTCTATACTACTATCCCAGCAAGCTAGAAAGTTAGGAATATCAGTCTCTCCTAAAGAGGTAGACAACGCACTTTTATCAATAGCAAAAGCAAACAACATCCAAGATTTAGAAACATTTAAAAAAGAACTTGAAAAAAACGGCATATCCTATACAAAACTAAGAGAGTTTATAACAAGAGATTTAATAAGCAATAAATTTCTACACTTTTACCTAAGAGATTACATAACCAAAGGAATTGTGGAAGGAAGCGTTGAAGACGTTAAAAAAATTAGAATGATATACATCTCAAAAGATAGACAAGATTATGAAAGTGTGGTAAAACTACTTAAAGAAAAGCTAAATAAAAATAACTTTTCTGAATACGCAACTAAATACTCAGACGATAAATTTACAGCTGAAAACGGTGGATTACTTGGAGAAGTTAAAAAAGGAGACCTTGCAGAAGATTTAGATAAAGAAGTGTTCAGCAGAAAAGAAGGAGAGATTTTCCAAGTAGACACAAAGGAAGGGACTTACTTTATATACATTGAAAAAGATGAGAAAAAACTTATTCCAAAAGAAAATCTAACAGAAAAAGATATGGAAAAACTAAAAAGAGAGTACGATATATACCTAAAAAAACTTAGAGAAAAAGCGGTA
- the glmU gene encoding bifunctional UDP-N-acetylglucosamine diphosphorylase/glucosamine-1-phosphate N-acetyltransferase GlmU — MIDFPLIAVVLAAGKGTRFKSEKPKVVHQILGKPMLWYSLFAVRWIKPQKTVIVVGHKKDEVINAVNCDGCEFVYQENQMGTGHAVYTAKEYFKDFDGYVLIINGDTPLVRGETLHNAGEYLKALVRYEGADLTNYRGYENKSIAGVVLTARVPNPYGYGRIIKDKDHRVIKVVEEKDATNQEKQINEVNSGIYFFYAPYLIQALENLENKNAQQEYYLTDVIEILRQEEKYVYALEIPDYTEILGVNDRLQLAGVENILKERYITFWALNGTTFHNPQSVWIEFDVDLSRDVEIHQNVVLKGKTSIDEGTVIEPNCIIKNSKIGKNVKILANSYIEDSEIQDNAVIGPFARIRGGSVIKEEAVIGNFVEVKNSVIGRKTNARHLSYLGDAEVGEEVNIGAGTITCNYDGFKKHKTVIKDRAFIGSDTMLVAPITIGEEAITGSGSVITKDVPDKALAIERNQQKIIENYAEKRKKKYEKG, encoded by the coding sequence ATGATAGATTTTCCTCTAATTGCAGTTGTATTGGCAGCTGGAAAAGGTACTCGTTTTAAGTCTGAAAAACCTAAAGTAGTTCACCAAATATTAGGCAAACCGATGCTGTGGTATAGTCTTTTTGCAGTTAGATGGATAAAACCTCAAAAAACAGTTATTGTTGTAGGACATAAAAAAGATGAAGTTATAAACGCAGTAAACTGTGATGGGTGTGAATTTGTGTACCAAGAAAATCAGATGGGAACAGGACACGCTGTTTACACAGCAAAAGAGTACTTTAAAGACTTTGACGGATACGTATTAATAATAAACGGAGACACACCACTTGTAAGAGGAGAGACTCTTCACAACGCAGGAGAGTACCTTAAAGCACTTGTTAGATACGAAGGAGCAGACCTTACAAACTACAGAGGATACGAAAACAAGTCTATAGCAGGAGTTGTTTTAACTGCCAGAGTTCCAAACCCTTACGGTTATGGAAGAATTATAAAAGACAAAGACCACAGAGTAATAAAGGTAGTTGAAGAAAAAGATGCAACCAACCAAGAAAAGCAGATTAACGAAGTAAACTCTGGAATATACTTTTTCTATGCCCCTTACTTAATACAGGCTTTGGAAAATCTTGAAAATAAAAACGCACAGCAGGAATACTATTTAACAGACGTAATAGAGATACTTCGTCAAGAAGAAAAGTATGTATATGCTCTGGAAATTCCAGATTACACAGAGATTTTAGGAGTAAACGATAGACTTCAGCTTGCAGGAGTAGAAAACATACTAAAAGAAAGGTACATAACTTTTTGGGCTTTAAACGGTACAACCTTCCATAATCCACAGTCTGTATGGATAGAATTTGACGTAGATTTGTCAAGAGACGTTGAGATACACCAAAATGTTGTACTTAAAGGAAAAACTTCTATAGATGAAGGAACGGTTATAGAACCAAACTGTATTATAAAAAATTCTAAAATAGGTAAAAATGTAAAGATTCTTGCAAACTCTTACATAGAAGATTCAGAAATACAAGACAACGCAGTTATCGGACCATTTGCCAGAATAAGAGGAGGCAGTGTTATAAAAGAAGAAGCTGTAATAGGAAACTTTGTTGAGGTTAAAAACTCTGTAATAGGAAGAAAAACAAACGCAAGACATCTATCATACTTAGGAGATGCAGAAGTAGGAGAAGAGGTAAATATAGGAGCTGGCACTATAACCTGCAATTATGACGGATTTAAAAAACACAAAACAGTAATAAAAGATAGAGCATTTATAGGAAGTGATACAATGTTAGTAGCCCCTATCACCATAGGAGAAGAGGCTATTACAGGGTCTGGCTCTGTTATTACAAAAGATGTTCCAGATAAAGCCCTTGCAATTGAAAGAAATCAACAAAAAATAATAGAAAATTACGCAGAAAAGAGGAAGAAAAAGTATGAAAAAGGTTAG
- the minC gene encoding septum site-determining protein MinC, translating to MGIEIKGLTVPALLIKLDPSLSVEENINQLEKKLSSAVFKGSYAVLDYMGLELNQDNSKKIEEILKSHNTKVLGYQNTKSDNKNIPKHVNEKKSLKIINKTLRSGQSVEYDGDVLILGDVNPDAYVIASGSIIVMGALRGVVHAGANGDETSIIMALKLMPQQLRIASYIARSPDSYEEVNEPEKAYIENNQIVIEKIK from the coding sequence ATGGGAATTGAGATTAAAGGTTTAACAGTTCCAGCTTTACTTATAAAGTTAGACCCCAGTTTGTCTGTAGAAGAGAATATAAATCAACTTGAAAAGAAGCTCTCTTCTGCTGTTTTTAAAGGTTCTTACGCTGTTTTAGATTATATGGGCTTAGAGTTAAACCAAGACAACTCTAAGAAAATAGAAGAGATTTTAAAAAGTCATAATACAAAGGTTTTAGGTTATCAAAATACTAAATCAGATAATAAAAACATTCCAAAACATGTAAATGAAAAAAAATCTTTAAAAATCATTAATAAAACCCTTAGAAGTGGTCAAAGTGTTGAGTATGACGGAGATGTTCTTATATTAGGTGATGTAAATCCAGATGCTTACGTTATTGCCTCAGGAAGTATTATTGTGATGGGAGCTCTAAGGGGTGTTGTTCACGCTGGAGCAAATGGTGATGAAACGTCAATTATAATGGCTCTAAAACTAATGCCACAACAGCTTAGAATAGCAAGCTACATAGCAAGGTCTCCTGATTCTTACGAAGAAGTAAATGAGCCAGAAAAAGCATACATAGAAAATAACCAGATTGTAATAGAAAAAATTAAGTAG
- the lysA gene encoding diaminopimelate decarboxylase: protein MGDNFNDYFVYKEGKLYCEDVSIQNLASKVGTPFYIYSKKAILDQINQYKEAFKDYPTLICYALKANSNLSILKIFEEHGLGADIVSGGELYKARKAGISSNKIVYAGVGKTDVEIMYAINENILSFNVESQMELEVINEIAGKQNKKANVSIRINPDVDPKTHPYISTGLKKSKFGIDIDQALDVYKKAVKMENLNIVGIHCHIGSQIMDVSVYKESVEKTVDLVFKLKKEGVELQFIDIGGGLGVKYYPQDNPPSAFDLANTVLPIIRQTGLKLIIEPGRSLIAQAGALITKVIFTKDKKDKHFVIVDSGMNDLIRPSIYNAYHHIVTVEEKEEKMIADIVGPICETGDFFGLDREIGKVNRGDLIAILTAGAYGSSMASNYNVRPKAIEVLVDGDKYKIIKEREDYSFITKLEEEVL, encoded by the coding sequence ATGGGTGATAATTTTAATGATTATTTCGTCTATAAAGAAGGAAAACTTTACTGTGAAGATGTAAGTATTCAAAATCTCGCATCTAAAGTAGGGACTCCTTTTTACATTTACAGTAAAAAAGCTATTTTAGATCAAATAAACCAGTATAAAGAGGCTTTTAAAGATTATCCTACTTTAATATGCTACGCTTTAAAAGCAAACTCTAACTTATCTATTTTAAAAATATTTGAAGAACACGGTCTTGGAGCTGACATCGTATCAGGTGGAGAGCTCTATAAAGCAAGAAAAGCTGGAATATCTTCCAATAAAATCGTTTATGCAGGGGTAGGAAAAACAGATGTAGAAATTATGTACGCTATAAATGAAAATATTTTGTCTTTTAATGTAGAAAGTCAGATGGAGCTTGAAGTTATAAACGAGATAGCAGGAAAACAAAACAAAAAAGCGAATGTGAGTATTAGAATAAATCCAGATGTAGACCCTAAAACTCACCCTTACATATCAACAGGATTGAAAAAAAGTAAGTTTGGAATAGATATAGACCAAGCTTTAGATGTATATAAAAAAGCTGTAAAAATGGAAAACTTAAACATAGTTGGAATTCACTGTCATATTGGTTCTCAAATTATGGATGTCTCTGTATATAAAGAATCTGTAGAAAAAACTGTAGACCTTGTGTTTAAACTTAAAAAAGAAGGAGTAGAGCTTCAATTTATTGATATTGGTGGTGGTTTAGGTGTAAAATATTATCCACAGGACAATCCTCCTTCCGCCTTTGACTTAGCAAATACGGTTTTACCAATTATAAGACAGACAGGTTTAAAGTTAATAATAGAGCCGGGAAGGTCTTTGATAGCCCAAGCCGGAGCTTTAATTACAAAGGTTATCTTTACAAAAGATAAAAAAGATAAACACTTTGTTATAGTTGACTCTGGAATGAACGACCTTATAAGACCTTCCATATATAACGCTTACCATCACATAGTGACTGTTGAGGAAAAAGAGGAAAAGATGATAGCAGATATAGTAGGACCTATATGTGAAACAGGAGACTTTTTTGGATTGGATAGAGAGATAGGAAAAGTAAATAGAGGTGACCTTATAGCAATACTTACAGCTGGAGCCTACGGTAGTAGTATGGCATCTAACTACAACGTAAGACCAAAAGCTATAGAAGTTCTTGTAGATGGTGATAAGTATAAGATAATCAAAGAAAGAGAAGATTACAGTTTTATAACAAAGTTAGAAGAGGAAGTTTTATGA
- the minE gene encoding cell division topological specificity factor MinE: MSIFSFFKRNSSANKAKERLMMVLSYERKGLPPNFADILKDDLVAVFSKYPQFDSRNIEVEIKSENDRDELWISIPFANGR; this comes from the coding sequence ATGTCAATATTCAGTTTTTTCAAGAGAAATTCATCGGCAAACAAAGCAAAAGAAAGATTGATGATGGTTTTGTCTTATGAAAGGAAAGGATTACCACCTAACTTTGCAGATATATTGAAGGACGATTTGGTGGCGGTTTTTTCAAAGTATCCTCAGTTTGATTCAAGAAATATAGAGGTTGAGATAAAGTCAGAAAACGATAGAGACGAGCTTTGGATAAGTATACCATTTGCTAACGGAAGGTGA
- the minD gene encoding septum site-determining protein MinD — protein MAKVYVVTSGKGGVGKTTITANVSTALAKLGKKVLCIDADIGLRNLDMILGLENRIVYDIVDVVEGRVQPQKAFVKDKRGLPLYLLPAAQTKDKDAVKPHQMVEVVESVRDEFDYIFIDSPAGIEGGFKTASAPADEAIVVVNPEVSSVRDADRIIGLLESMEKNQPKLVINRIRLHQVKKGEMLSVEDIEEILQIPKIGIVPDEEKLVDFTNKGEPIVLHEELPAAKAIMNIAKRIEGQDIPFTELEEKKGFFAKLFGR, from the coding sequence ATGGCAAAAGTTTACGTCGTTACATCGGGAAAAGGTGGGGTTGGAAAAACTACAATAACAGCTAACGTGTCTACCGCTTTGGCAAAATTAGGTAAAAAGGTTCTATGTATTGATGCTGACATTGGACTTAGAAATCTTGATATGATACTTGGACTTGAAAACAGGATAGTTTACGACATAGTTGACGTTGTAGAGGGAAGAGTTCAACCACAAAAAGCCTTTGTAAAAGACAAAAGAGGTCTTCCTTTATACCTTCTGCCAGCTGCTCAAACAAAAGATAAAGATGCAGTTAAGCCACATCAAATGGTAGAAGTTGTTGAATCTGTAAGAGATGAGTTTGATTACATCTTTATAGACTCTCCAGCAGGGATAGAAGGAGGGTTTAAAACAGCATCAGCCCCAGCAGATGAGGCGATCGTTGTCGTTAACCCTGAAGTTTCCTCTGTAAGAGATGCTGACAGAATAATAGGTTTACTTGAATCTATGGAGAAGAATCAGCCAAAGTTAGTAATAAACAGAATAAGACTTCATCAGGTTAAAAAAGGTGAGATGCTATCAGTAGAAGACATAGAAGAAATACTCCAGATACCAAAGATAGGTATAGTTCCAGATGAAGAAAAGTTAGTTGACTTCACTAACAAAGGAGAGCCTATTGTATTACACGAGGAGCTTCCAGCTGCCAAAGCTATTATGAACATAGCAAAAAGAATAGAAGGTCAGGATATTCCGTTTACAGAGCTTGAAGAGAAAAAAGGATTTTTTGCAAAACTGTTTGGAAGATAA
- the hisG gene encoding ATP phosphoribosyltransferase: MDKITFALPKGRLFDQTIDILKKSGILSEDIHQNTRKLILESKDYRFLVVRAKDVPVYVENGIADVGVAGDDVLLESQPDVYKPLDLKIGYCNIVVAGKPEDRDFYFSNPASLDIATKYPKITAQFFSDKGINVRIFELYGSVELAPLVGLAKFIVDIVETGTTLRENGLVVIDNIRPSTAKLIVNRGSYKLKSDKIFKILDNVEKFLRGEI; the protein is encoded by the coding sequence TTGGATAAGATAACCTTTGCACTGCCAAAAGGAAGGCTGTTTGACCAAACAATAGATATACTTAAAAAATCTGGAATACTGTCAGAAGACATACATCAAAATACAAGAAAGCTTATTTTAGAATCTAAAGATTACAGATTTTTAGTCGTCAGGGCAAAAGATGTTCCTGTTTACGTAGAAAACGGTATAGCAGACGTAGGAGTAGCTGGAGATGACGTTCTACTGGAATCCCAGCCAGACGTGTACAAGCCATTAGACCTTAAAATAGGATACTGTAATATAGTAGTTGCAGGAAAACCAGAAGACAGAGATTTTTATTTCTCAAACCCTGCATCTTTAGATATTGCTACAAAGTATCCTAAGATAACAGCTCAGTTTTTTTCAGATAAAGGAATAAACGTAAGAATATTTGAGCTTTATGGGTCTGTGGAGCTGGCACCTTTAGTCGGTCTTGCAAAGTTTATAGTTGATATAGTTGAAACTGGAACAACCTTGCGAGAAAATGGACTTGTAGTTATTGACAATATAAGACCATCTACCGCAAAACTAATCGTTAACAGAGGAAGTTATAAGTTAAAATCTGATAAAATCTTTAAAATACTTGATAATGTAGAAAAGTTTTTGAGAGGTGAGATATGA